The genomic DNA ACAGAAGAACCTATGGCAATGAGATTCTTCTCATGGAAGGCACTCACCGAACAAGCTACGGAAGTATTTGAAAAGGACGCTAAAAACAATGGGACGGCGTGAGCAATGATGTGATCCGCAGCGAGCTGTCAATCGAGAGTATCGACTGACAACCCGCCGTGAATGAGAGGATACTGAATATTTATCAACTATTCGGTGTCCTTACAGAATGTTCGCTCGTAGGCGATGGTCATCCAGGCTTCTTCCTCGGTGATGACGCCTCCCTTTATCAGGGCCGGCATACCGGTGCCGGGACTCCCGTTCTTGATGATCCAGTGCAGTTCTCCGTCGTTCCGCTTCTTGTGGAACTTGCAGTTCGTGAAGTTTCGAGGGCCGGGCGACAACAGCATTCCACCGGCCCCGTCGCCTTGTCCAGTCATGCCATGGCAGTTGACGCAGGTCCCCTTGCCTTCATAAATTTCCTTGCCTTTGGCGATTATGTCGGGTGTCACGGTCAACGGATTCTTCATTTTTCGTGCATCACCACGTTCAGCATCCGGGACACGCGGCTTCAATGGATCAGATTCTGGAGCGGCCCACCCCGCCGTACTGTACAGGGCAACGGCGACCAAGCTGCACGCTATCATGGCTAAACGCTTCCCTCTCATGATTCCTCCTTGGTGATGAACACTGTGTTACGGCCAGATGGCTACTTGCGCCGCGCGTTCGGGGGCGCAAATAACGAAAGATATGATAACACGATATCGTTCTCAGTGGATTGCTCATGTCTCGTGGAAAGTGACGAGATCGAAGTAAAGTCGGAGGCTGGCTTCGAGCATTTACACGAAGATGTTGCGGGCCGAGACTTCTTGAAGTCCGGCCCGCAAGAGATCTGCGAGACGTGCAGTGATCACTGCACGTCTCGCACTGACGTCATCAGGGAACTTCGACAATATCTTTTTTCATCGGTCCGAGGATGCCGAGCAGTTCGTCCTTTTCTTGCTTCCCGACGTTGAAGGTATCCAGCGCACTGACCAGGTCCTCCACAAGGGCGTTGAAATCAGCAGTGGTAATCTTCATGCCTTTGTGCGTCGTCTTCATATCCCGACCTGTGTAGGTGCAAGGCCCGCCGCTTGCTTGGCACACTTGATCAACCAAGTGCTTATTGAGCTGCTTGAGGTCGGTTTTCGAGAAACGGGCATTGATGCGCTTGTCTGCTCCCACATTGTTGACGAACTTGGTGACGACGGCTTGGATGGCTCCTACCCCGCCCAGCCGCTCATAGAGCGACCGCTCAGCGGCAAAGGATGTGGCGCTGCTCAATGTCCAGGTGGCTGCCACGGCAATGGCAACTGTCGCTATCTGCTTAGAGAGCCTCATATCGTCTGCTCCTTTTGTAAGAATAAAAAAACTATATGACGTCCATACGTATTTCGCTTCGTGATTAAGGATTCCAGGGGGTCAGTGGCATCAAGCTGTCATACTTCTTTGGGTTTTGGTTGGCGACCACCACGGCAATAGCACCGCGCAAGGCTCCCGTTAAGGAATGGGTCACGATAGGATAGGCTCCTGGTTCATCAACGATCATATCGAATGTGGCTGCGCTGCCCGGACCGACTACATAGGTCTGGACTCCGGTAAATTTGTTGGCCGGATTGCCGCTTTCGTAGACGTTGTCCCAGATCTCGGCGATTGTATGGAGAGAGGAGAACTCATTCGGGCCGGCATTCACAAAGTAAATTCGCACCCGCTCGCCGACCTTGACTTCCAACGGCTCCGATCCAGGGAAGAAGGGATGGTACTTGAAGACGCCGCCGTTGAAGACCGTATGGTCAAATTTGCGATCGAACATCGCCTGCACGTTGTCCGGGTTCTTCCACAGCTCAGACTGCACGAGGACAAATTCCCGATCGGCCTTCGGCCAAGCATGCGCATCCTTCGGATCAACGATGATCGCGCCGAACATACCGCGGCCAATGTGCTGGATCATGGGCGGTGCGCCGCAGTGATAGAAGAACACGCCCGGCTTCTTGGCCACGAAGGTATACTTGATCGTCTCACCCGGCCTGATTTCGCGGTAGTTCTTCAAGAAGTCGATCTCTGCCGCGTGAAAATCCATCGAATGGCCCTGGGCGTTTGTCGGAGGATTGATGAGCGTGAAGTTGACCGTATCGCCTTCCATCACTCGCACGACCGGGCCTGGCATTTGACCGTTAAAGGTCCAGGCCTTGTACTTCGTACCGGTACCATCAATGACGATCTCCGTTTCGGTCGCCGTGAAGGTGACATCATGGACCTTTGCTCCTGCGGACCCGGGCATTGTGATACACCCACTGGCTCCTAAGAGGACGGCAAGTCCCAAGGTGGATGTGAGCATACGAAACCTCTGCATAGTAGCCTCCCTTTAGATTTTTATGGAAAAGAGACGCTGCACTGATGAGCGCGGCTGATTAGGTCGCCCCTCACTCGTCGAGCAGACGCCGGGTCAACTATCTACCAAATTCTGAGGAACAAATACAAAGAAAATTTTTTGTCACGTATTCACAT from Nitrospira sp. includes the following:
- a CDS encoding Cytochrome c, class I — encoded protein: MRGKRLAMIACSLVAVALYSTAGWAAPESDPLKPRVPDAERGDARKMKNPLTVTPDIIAKGKEIYEGKGTCVNCHGMTGQGDGAGGMLLSPGPRNFTNCKFHKKRNDGELHWIIKNGSPGTGMPALIKGGVITEEEAWMTIAYERTFCKDTE
- a CDS encoding group 1 truncated hemoglobin is translated as MRLSKQIATVAIAVAATWTLSSATSFAAERSLYERLGGVGAIQAVVTKFVNNVGADKRINARFSKTDLKQLNKHLVDQVCQASGGPCTYTGRDMKTTHKGMKITTADFNALVEDLVSALDTFNVGKQEKDELLGILGPMKKDIVEVP
- a CDS encoding Copper-containing nitrite reductase, producing MQRFRMLTSTLGLAVLLGASGCITMPGSAGAKVHDVTFTATETEIVIDGTGTKYKAWTFNGQMPGPVVRVMEGDTVNFTLINPPTNAQGHSMDFHAAEIDFLKNYREIRPGETIKYTFVAKKPGVFFYHCGAPPMIQHIGRGMFGAIIVDPKDAHAWPKADREFVLVQSELWKNPDNVQAMFDRKFDHTVFNGGVFKYHPFFPGSEPLEVKVGERVRIYFVNAGPNEFSSLHTIAEIWDNVYESGNPANKFTGVQTYVVGPGSAATFDMIVDEPGAYPIVTHSLTGALRGAIAVVVANQNPKKYDSLMPLTPWNP